A region from the Nostoc sp. HK-01 genome encodes:
- a CDS encoding transposase and inactivated derivatives-like protein gives MAGRFEGLSDLEWKLFEDIFPKEAEKKGRGMPHAPFRHVLNTLLYMLITGCRWCDVPTGEIWASKSAAHRWLQRWHKDGTLDNLQARILGIAEEKGLINWNYGAVDGSFSPWERWR, from the coding sequence ATGGCGGGGAGATTTGAAGGGTTAAGTGATCTTGAGTGGAAGCTGTTTGAAGATATATTTCCCAAGGAAGCAGAAAAGAAAGGGCGGGGAATGCCTCATGCACCATTTCGTCACGTACTGAATACCCTACTGTATATGTTGATAACAGGCTGTCGTTGGTGTGATGTTCCCACTGGAGAGATCTGGGCATCCAAGAGTGCCGCGCACAGATGGCTACAACGTTGGCACAAAGATGGCACATTAGATAATCTACAAGCGCGTATATTAGGCATTGCAGAAGAAAAAGGATTAATCAACTGGAACTACGGCGCAGTGGACGGGTCTTTTTCCCCCTGGGAAAGGTGGCGGTGA
- a CDS encoding alpha/beta hydrolase fold-containing protein — MNTSTTALTAKTWMWQGFPISYQTQGTSGPAVILVHGFGASWWHWRKNIPVLAQTCRVYAIDLIGFGGSAKPQPGEKIAYTLEMWGQQIADFCREVVGEPAFLVGNSIGCIVAMQAAVSSPDIALGVALINCSLRLLHDRKRATLPWTRRIGAPLLQRVLSIKPIGQFFFNQVAKPKTVRKILLQAYANAETVTDELVDILIAPAKDPGAVAVFLAFTSYSTGPLPEDLLPQLPCPTIILWGTADPWEPIHLGRELANYPSVEKFIPLEGVGHCPQDEAPELVNPILQNWIQERSQTSKSN; from the coding sequence ATGAATACTTCTACAACTGCTTTAACCGCAAAAACTTGGATGTGGCAGGGGTTCCCGATTTCCTATCAAACTCAAGGAACTAGTGGGCCTGCCGTTATTTTAGTGCATGGTTTTGGAGCCTCATGGTGGCATTGGCGTAAAAACATACCAGTACTAGCCCAAACTTGTCGGGTTTATGCCATAGATTTAATTGGCTTCGGTGGTTCTGCCAAACCTCAGCCGGGTGAAAAAATTGCTTACACCTTAGAAATGTGGGGACAGCAAATAGCAGACTTTTGCCGTGAAGTGGTGGGTGAACCAGCTTTTTTAGTGGGAAATTCCATTGGCTGTATTGTCGCCATGCAAGCCGCAGTCAGTTCCCCAGATATAGCTTTAGGAGTTGCCTTAATTAACTGTTCTTTGCGATTATTACACGATCGCAAACGCGCCACTTTACCTTGGACTCGGCGTATAGGTGCGCCACTTTTACAACGGGTATTGTCTATTAAACCAATTGGGCAATTCTTTTTTAATCAAGTCGCCAAACCAAAAACAGTGCGGAAAATTTTGCTGCAAGCTTACGCTAATGCAGAGACAGTCACAGACGAATTAGTCGATATTCTCATCGCACCCGCCAAAGATCCTGGTGCTGTGGCTGTGTTTTTGGCATTTACCTCATACTCCACAGGGCCGTTACCAGAAGACTTACTTCCGCAACTACCTTGTCCGACAATTATTTTATGGGGAACAGCAGACCCTTGGGAACCAATACATTTAGGTCGAGAGTTAGCTAATTATCCGTCAGTAGAAAAATTCATTCCCTTAGAAGGAGTAGGGCATTGCCCCCAAGATGAAGCACCAGAGTTAGTCAATCCGATTTTACAAAATTGGATACAGGAGCGATCGCAAACTTCCAAATCTAACTAA
- a CDS encoding uridylate kinase yields the protein MGTNYRRVLLKLSGEALMGNMGYGIDPEVVKEVAQEVAEVIATGVQIAIVVGGGNIFRGVKAASAGMDRATADYIGMIATVMNAMTLQDSLERIGVQTRVQTAIAMQELAEPYIRRRAIRHLEKGRVVIFGAGSGNPFFTTDTAAALRAAEIDAEAIFKATKVDGIYDADPQIYPNAKRFTTLTYAHVLTHDLRVMDSTAIALCKENNIPILVFDLTVRGNIRRAVMGESIGTLVGGSCEIS from the coding sequence ATGGGAACGAATTACCGACGGGTTTTACTTAAACTAAGCGGTGAAGCCTTAATGGGCAACATGGGCTATGGTATTGATCCAGAAGTGGTCAAAGAAGTAGCACAAGAAGTAGCAGAGGTGATAGCCACTGGCGTTCAAATCGCCATAGTCGTTGGCGGCGGCAATATTTTTCGTGGCGTGAAAGCGGCATCGGCGGGGATGGATAGGGCAACCGCTGACTACATCGGCATGATTGCCACGGTAATGAATGCCATGACGCTACAAGATTCGCTAGAACGAATAGGGGTACAGACGCGCGTACAGACTGCGATCGCTATGCAAGAGTTAGCAGAACCGTATATTCGTCGTCGTGCCATCCGTCATCTTGAAAAAGGACGGGTGGTAATTTTTGGTGCTGGTTCAGGAAATCCCTTCTTTACCACTGATACGGCTGCGGCATTGAGAGCCGCAGAAATTGATGCAGAAGCGATTTTTAAAGCCACCAAGGTAGATGGCATCTACGATGCTGACCCCCAAATTTATCCTAACGCCAAACGTTTTACTACCCTGACCTACGCACACGTTTTGACTCATGATTTGCGAGTAATGGATAGTACTGCGATTGCCTTGTGTAAAGAAAACAATATCCCAATTCTTGTATTTGACTTAACGGTGCGAGGTAACATCCGCCGAGCAGTCATGGGAGAATCAATCGGCACCCTTGTGGGAGGTTCTTGTGAAATTAGCTGA
- a CDS encoding ribosome recycling factor, protein MKLAEAESTMQKTVESTQRAFNTIRTGRANSSLLDKVLVDYYGSPTPLKSLANISTPDATTILIQPYDKSSLNIVEKAISLSDVGLTPNNDGSVIRLNIPPLTSDRRKEFVKLAAKYAEEGRVAIRNIRREALDTIRKQEKASEVSEDEAKDQQDKLQKLTDKYTAKINELLAEKEKDISTV, encoded by the coding sequence GTGAAATTAGCTGAAGCTGAGAGTACGATGCAAAAAACCGTTGAGTCTACTCAACGCGCATTTAATACAATTCGCACTGGTCGCGCCAATAGCAGTCTTTTAGATAAAGTGTTAGTGGATTATTACGGTTCACCAACACCCTTAAAATCACTGGCGAATATTAGCACGCCAGATGCCACAACAATTCTGATTCAACCTTACGACAAAAGCAGTTTAAACATTGTTGAGAAGGCTATCTCTCTTTCTGATGTGGGTTTAACACCTAATAACGACGGTTCTGTGATTCGGCTGAATATTCCGCCATTGACTAGCGATCGCCGTAAAGAATTCGTTAAACTGGCTGCTAAGTACGCTGAAGAAGGTCGTGTTGCTATTCGTAACATCCGCCGTGAGGCTCTAGACACAATTCGTAAGCAGGAGAAAGCCTCAGAAGTTTCTGAGGATGAAGCCAAAGACCAACAAGATAAACTACAAAAACTCACTGACAAATACACAGCTAAAATTAACGAACTGTTGGCAGAAAAAGAAAAAGATATCTCAACTGTCTAA
- a CDS encoding glyoxalase/bleomycin resistance protein/dioxygenase: protein MQITQSLHTAILVTDLERSEHFYSRVLGLSKIDRSLKYPGAWYQVGNYQIHLIVASTTPTDNPNEKWGRNPHIAFAVADLEQAKQELLSHNYSIQASASGRPAIFTQDPDGNVIEISQQ, encoded by the coding sequence ATGCAGATAACCCAGAGCCTTCATACAGCTATTCTCGTTACTGATTTAGAACGTTCCGAACACTTTTACAGCCGAGTGTTGGGATTATCAAAAATTGACCGATCCCTCAAATATCCAGGTGCATGGTATCAAGTCGGCAACTATCAAATACATCTAATAGTCGCATCCACTACACCAACCGATAACCCAAACGAAAAATGGGGACGTAATCCCCACATTGCTTTTGCTGTGGCTGATTTAGAACAAGCTAAACAAGAATTACTCAGTCACAATTATTCTATTCAAGCGAGTGCCTCTGGTCGCCCTGCCATTTTTACCCAAGATCCCGATGGAAATGTGATTGAGATCAGTCAACAGTGA